A genomic region of Vitis vinifera cultivar Pinot Noir 40024 chromosome 7, ASM3070453v1 contains the following coding sequences:
- the LOC104879898 gene encoding uncharacterized protein LOC104879898, which translates to MEPSLLGTAFVEGGPDRKIKLDRSPGVDELYIEGYLQAMLDTVYKQEYLRVRVIDNQVFLKNLPPNSSLIEEIMDRVKGFLISKALLKGDSSTTSRPLRHLRGESEWKIGPTVLTLCEHLFVSFAIRMLRKQAGKLIGSITWKEKSDDGNQKAIVPISQSDGENQKAIVPAYHSAEGLKVKFMWRWGIGKFVLSGIVAYIDGRLCRSIPNPLARRIVSGFLLSFLETDDH; encoded by the exons ATGGAGCCGTCACTTTTGGGGACTGCTTTTGTAGAAGGTGGCCCAGATAGAAAAATTAAGCTTGATAGAAGCCCTGGGGTTGACGAG TTATATATTGAGGGATATCTGCAAGCCATGCTAGATACAGTATATAAACAAGAATACCTGAGGGTGAGAGTCATTGACAACCAG GTTTTCCTCAAAAACCTACCCCCAAACAGTTCCCTTATAGAAGAGATCATGGATCGTGTGAAGGGTTTCCTTATAAGCAAGGCATTGTTGAAAGGAGATTCTTCAACAACTTCTCGCCCTCTACGCCATCTTCGAGGAGAAAGT GAATGGAAAATTGGACCAACGGTTCTAACTCTATGTGAACACCTCTTTGTGAGTTTTGCCATCCGCATGCTGAGAAAGCAAGCTGGTAAGCTTATTGGGAGCATAACGTGGAAGGAAAAATCTGATGACGGCAATCAGAAAGCAATTGTGCCAATATCCCAATCTGATGGTGAGAATCAGAAAGCAATTGTCCCTGCATACCACTCTGCGGAGGGGCTCAAGGTGAAGTTTATGTGGAGATGGGGGATTGGCAAGTTTGTGTTGTCAGGCATAGTAGCATATATTGATGGACGGCTATGCCGTAGTATCCCTAATCCGCTAGCAAGACGTATTGTGAGTGGTTTTTTGTTGAGCTTTCTTGAGACAGATGATCATTAA